CTCTTTCATCCAATAACTTGGGTTATTTCAACTGGAGTTTTCAATCCaacatgcatttatttcagGTAGAGAATTTTCTAACTACAGCATTTCACATTTCTAGGCATTGCATGAATGCtttataaagaaatagaaataaacaaagaaataagctTTTCTGTGTGTTAGCTATAAGGAGAAGTCCTTAATCATCTTTATCAAAGCCACAATCATTTCAGCTGGCCTCTTAATCTCTCATGTTTAGCACCCTGGCCAAGTTGCATTAGTATAGTTGTCAGAAACACTAATGTATACCTACTCAAAACTACATATAATTTAAATGGCAAATCTGTATTTAACAGATGTCTCAGAGATTTGTGATTGTGCATTTAATAAGGATACATTACAGAATAATCATGAACAATCTAGCCATGGTGATAACTGAacatcttctctcttttctctaaaGACAACTTTAGAGCTTCCCAAATCAAGGATTTTGCCAAGTGTTTTATCTTCCAGAAATTATTCATAAATGTTTGTGACATCATGTAAATAACGTCATTTATGTGCTTGCAGATTGAATTAGTGAGTTTGTTCTGATTTCTAACTCTTTTGTGTTATCAGAATGAAAATTTTGCTGATGCTGGAAGGGAACCTGTCACATTTGAGAATCCTCTCTATTCCACTACAACAGGCACAGCTGCTGATGCTGCAGTCATACATGCCACACAGGTAAAGCTGGACGGGATACATACTAcctcatgtacagtataaagtcTATCCCTTTTGGCTACAAATTGGGCTACTTTCTGCTGCTTTTCTTCACTATTCAGGTGACTGTGAATATAAGTGGGGATTCAACAGAGAATGTATTTGCGAACCCAGTGTACAATGAACAGCAACAGACACTGGAGGTGAAAAATATTCCAACTGACCTCAAGACAACAAAGGTACAGTAAGATCAGATCCAAAGCAACTATATATTTCAAAGCAATAGCCTGTATCTTTTACGATTGATTATTTATGTTGTAGGAGTCCAAGTGGAATTTATTCAAGAAAAAACTAAAACCAGGTACAACATTTGAAAACCCAGCATATTCAGAGGTAAGACATTTCCACAAAAGACTGTAAATTTACAAATCATAAAAGTTTCCGGTACTAATCTTCATGGAGATTGggatataaaaacatttcttttaagtaagtaagtaagtaattaaTTTTACCTTTTGAGAAAAGGATGAACATGCATGattgatttaaataaacaaactgacatacaattaatgtactgtattaaGTAGAAAAAAAGATGATTAAACATAACCAAGGTCATCATAACAGGTTTCAAGTCTGGAACAGGTGGAAATTTACATGAcctttaaacatacagtatacccACTGGTATCATTATTGTAAAGGGTGGAAATAATTCTGAAATAGACATAAGTATTATTGTATGATTTTAGATGCAGGACAAACAGTGTGCTTTGAGTACAGAGGACACTTCATCCAGCCAGCTCCCACCTGTAATGCCACCTCCAAAGCCTGTGAAGCGAGAGAAATCTAGCATGTACTCACCCACAGAAGACTCCTTTATGGACACGGCCAACCTGGTCAAAGAGGACAGTGACATATAACCGTTCCACATCTTTctcttatacacaaacacatatacaatgGGGAAAACACACATTCTGTCCCTCTTTGCACAGAATCTATTTTTATATGCAGACTGTGTACAAAAATGAAACTTAAGATTATTTTGAGAACACTAGATAAGATGTTTTTATGAGGATTAAAGTCAATAAAGAGTATGCCTTCTGCTGTTTCTTATGCCAATTtatgtttatgattttttttattgtgagtACTATATGTATATCTTTGCACTGATACTACTGACggtaaaaaaacaatttttatgaATATGTTGTACATTTGTAAAAATTTTTAAGAGATTTTGATTATATCTGATAGAATATTGTGCAGCacattatgctttttatttaggATAAACAGTGACAGGTGAAAATGGTAGTGTGTAGATAATTCATGTTGCTTTGTGATTTATTCCCAGGGCTTTGATGCTTTTTTTCATAGAAATTTTACTTAATATCTGCCAGTGGTATCATACAGACATCTCATCCTGCATATTTATATACCTCATTTGTGGACCGGGCAACACAGTGAAAAAGAGCCAATTTCTGATTTGGTCCAATGTTCACAGTTTGTTCCTCAACAGTATCTTTGTTgataatatatattacatcaacctacataaatataacacaatgaGATCATTTATGAACTGCTCAAGATTATTGGCCCAAATATATTTGACTTACTTATAGGAATGATAATTGTATTAAATCAAAATGACTCAAAATAACAGATAATATTTCATTGCCCTAGAAGCATCATGCTTAAAAGATAATTAAGCCAGTCTGTCTTGTTAATTGTGATTGTCTATCCATTGTATTGTTACAGTAGGTATATGTTATTTAAGAGAAAGGGACTGATATAAACCAGGCAATAACACTTTAAgattaatgatttatatttagaaCTTTCAATGATATCTAATATCACACACTGTTTTCCaaattctgaaataaattaaactgtGACATTTGTGGTGTAGCATTTAGTATGTATAATCTTTGGTTTTGGCCAATAATTCCACTATTGGCTAACCTAATAAAGGTTATTACTATATTACTGAATGATTTTGTAATTAATGAAAGGAAAATGGACATATTTTAactgaattttgtttttgtcaaatgctgctgagaaaaaaataaatgtattgttttataaTGTCTTTTGCCTAAGCTGCTACTTTTGTCCTGTATAATAAATACTTACAAATTgcagttcatatatatatatatatatatatatatatatatatatatatatatatatatatatatatatatatatatatataaagagagagagactagacCAAACACAAAGCAGAAGAAAAGGTTAAGAATTTGTCTTAAGAACTAAAACACTGTCTAATTTATATGAAACATTATAgagtctatctatttatttatatttatgatacCTGGCTCTTTGTCTTTAAGAATGCACTGTTAAGCTTCTGTGAAATATTCCATTTGCTCTATATTGCTTATTCTCtaagcaaaaacaaagaaacaaagaaagaaatgcagaTTTATTGCTTGGTGGTGTGAAGGCTGTACGTGTGGCGGTAAAAGCCTGGTCGTATCTTCACGTTATCTTTCGCTGTGCTTGACTCGAGCTGGCACTTCCTCCCTATATCCCCCAGCctacccacacccacacccacccctTCCCTGGTCCATCTCCCCGCTCTCCCCGTCTCGCGCCGCGTCGTCTCCATCGTTCCCCCAGTTTGCGCAAACCATGCTGTGATGTGCCCTTTAAAGTGCGTGTACAAAGGCTGAACCATTttgtcaacaaaaaaaaagcgcaCTAAAAAGACCGGACTACAATTTTGATAAGCAGCGAGCAATCTATACATAAAACAGTGTATATATTAATACAATGGTTTCTGGTCAGGGTTTTGGCCGCATGGGTACACAGAGTGACAGCTGTGGAGAATTAAATCAGCTTAGACGCAATGTTACCTCTGACCTCAGATTACTTCTCAGAGGTAAATAGGGTTTATATATTCTTCTTATAAATACAGGCTTACTCATTTGCATAGGTTAAAGCTCGTTCATTtaaattacacaaatacactcaaatAGTTCCCATaagtttctgttgttgttgttgttttttttttaagaataagggAATCCAAAAACTTCTCACCTGGTCTTGGAGTAGCCTTGTCCACAAGGCCAGTTCACTGTTAACTAGGTGATTAATTAGCTCAGGTGTGTTAGGGAAGAATAGGGAAACAGGTTAGGAGCCACTACTGGAAGAGTTAATGCACATACAATAAGAAAACCTTCAGTACGCATCAGATTCTTTACAAGTATCTGCTTATTTCTGTTAAGTGTGTTCTGATATAAAGCCACCTTCTCGGTGATTATCTGTACTAAGAGCACCATCTGGTGGTCGCATTTTACACCGTGTAATTTCTAATGGTACACAGTCCAGACCTCCGGGTAGAGTAGTTTGACATTTGGAAATTTTCTCtaaattcaataaaatctgTGTATACCGATCAGGATCGGTCTCCATGTATATGACCTCAAGAAATTGGAGACCAGGTCAACATCTGGACTtattgtcatgttcctcaaatcaTTCCTaaacaatttttgcagtgtggcagggtGCATTATCCTGTTTGTAGAGACCACTGCCATTAGGAAATAGTGTTGCCATGAAGCAGTGCACATGGCCTGCAACAATGTTAAGGTAGATGGTCCAAGTAAAATCCACATGAAGGCCACAACCTAAGGTTTCCAGGCAGAACAATGCCAAGAGCACCACACTCTCTCCCCAGTTAAGTGACAAACATGCACCTGGCCAAAAAAAGGACCATTTTTGGTGGGTACTTAACGCATACCAGGAATACCCCAAAAAGCCTGCCATTTTGGTGATGCCCTGATCCAATTGTCTAGCCATCACTAGACAACTGAAACCACTTGCTTCCATCCCTTGTCAGATGTTATTATCATGAGATAATCACAATTAATTTCATTCACTTTACCTCTCAGTGGTTCTGATGTTATCTGATCAATGTTGAAAACTGAACAAGGGAATAAACACTTAAACATGATCAGCAAGATCATTAAGAAATTATAATACTGCAAAACGTATTAAATTTTAGGCATTGTAGGAATTTTAAGAATTTGCCCCAGGCGGCCCAGCAGCAGGACCCCGCCCCCTCATTGTCTTGaaccgggttcgattccccgccAGGGCGCTAATCCAGCCACTGAacagttaactctcagtgccgttcccaagcccagatataaatgggagggttgtgtctgGAAGGGCATCCGGAGTAAAACCCGTGACAAATCTCATATGCGCACCACGTGATCCGCAGTGGCGACTTTTGAAATTGCTTCTGATTGGCCTTACAGTTTCTCACACATATGAAACATACCTGGGTTATTTTACACTTTCCAAACAGGGGGTGCAAAAGAGACCATCAGGGACACAAATGGCcacagtttatatttaattgtatctatattgcaaatgtaaataaaaagacagcacTATACACATAGACAACATAATCAAAATATCACTCAGGCATCGTAACAGTGTACATAAGGTTACTAGGGATACTGTTTTTTATGTCAGCCCTGTAATTAGTTTATTGAAGTTCAATGCAGTTTATGTGTTAGACTAATAatcagaaagttgtgagttcaaagCCCATAAACACTAATCTGCccctcctgggcccctgagcgaggcctTGAACCCTCAATCgcttagctgtataaatgagataaatgtaatcGCTCTGGTtatggcatctgccaaatgatataaatgtaaatgagcccTGTTGAGCACTGTCCAATTTATGCTGTTACAGTAGGCTCTGGATTCCTCAAGCTCAGACTTTCTTCTGTTAAGAAAGCACTGAAACTAGTGGTGACATGCGCTTTACTTGATACAGAAGAAACATTTGTTCATAGTTTCTTGGTCAAGTCAGAAAGCACTAAAAAATGGAGCAGTTATTTGCCCCCTCAAATTGTCCAAGTCTGGCTCAGCAACACATTGCATGCTCAATGAACAAAATGGACAGATTTATTCTCTCTGCCTAACAGGCACACAAATGCTCCATCCCATATTTGCTGAACAGCACTAGCCAAGCCACCAATTTTGGCCTTTGTTCTAAGAGGTTTGTTGTCTCATCGAATCTATATTAGAGAGGAAACTACCTCTTGAAGTCATTTCATGTTATTCATGCTGGGCCACTACAAAACCACCACATTTTCATGCCCACTGTATTTTCAACATGCAGCTTTATTGCCATTGATGTCCAGATATATACCATTAACATTGAAGATCaatttgtacacatttttaCGTTTAGTTTATGTTCTTGTTGCTCTGCCCCTTCAGCTCCTTCTCAATCTCTAactaacaaattatttattgctAAAACATAGTGGGATTATTGAAATTAAATTTTACACATGATTATGTTGTATTTAGTGGTTAATGTCTTGTAACAAAAAATGCCATATTAATTAAAAGCTTTAGGACTGATGCTGTTTTTTAATAGAATGGTATCAGAAATAAATGATGGCATGTAGGACAAAGGCAGCCAGAAGAATTTTGCGTCCCAGCCGGCAGAGTAGCGGGTGCGAGGATAGACAGCAGAAACAGCATGTGCCATGCAGTTCACCACTTTCATCAGATCTCCATCCAGATTCTTCTCAATCTTCTCTGTCAGCATTACTTTCACTGAAGTACATAAGACAAGCTGGTTGAGacataatgtattatttatgatAAGCATTTGGTAATTTATTAATAGGTTCCTATACATCTGTTGTACATGGCATGGTTTCTGTGTGGCTGTCAACTTTGCATATATATGTCACTCTCAGTTAATGACATTGATTATACATtatgttttccattttttttagattaagaAATAGGATTTGCGTTACCAGGAaagaaatttttaaaatattagtcTCAGTTAAAGGCATCTATTTAAGTAAAACAGGAATACAGTTCACTTTGCTTGTAGATAACGTTGCTCATTTTCAGAGTAAGTCATGAGTTTGCACGGCTAAAAATGTTAGTAGTAATCTGTAATCACGAATTCTATGTGAATGCAAGAAAGCAGTGACTTTTctattagagtgtgtgttcagctaACCCCGATCAATGTAGTCACTTCCATAGTCATCCCTGACATCTTGTGGTAGCCTGGCCCATATTTTCCGTAAACTGTCTTGAACATGTCTAGTGTCTgccatgtttgttttgaagAATCCTGGTTCAATGCATAGTACTTTAACGCCAAATGGTGCCAGGTTTAACCTGTTAAATGAGGACAACATAATATATACGAATTACTGGTTTACAAGCTACTGTACATGCACAGATTGCGGTTTAAACACACATAATCCTTAGTTGTATACTCTGATTAATTAGTGTTACTTCCTTGTTATATATCCAAGAAATAAACTGATTCAAGTACAGCATTACTGCTTGAAAATTGTTATaagatcaaaaaataaaaatgtgttttacatAAAATTCATGTAATTCTACATTATAACATGCTATTTAATGCTATTAATTCTACTTAAAGTCTATATTGCAGAGAAATACAGCATTGTGGGATCAAATAATCATAAGAATCTCAGCATCTAGCAGCACTTTTCATGCTAGCTCAGTTCCTAAAGTGAGATAAATTTTCAGAAATTACAAATGATTAGGATTAGGACTATTCAGGACAATCAACATCAATATCTTCTCTCCCAATACTggtaatttttaattttttcagcTAACAGGGAGGTTGGAGAATGgcacatgcttcctctgagccTCATGAATCACACAAAACATGCTCGGAAATTCCTGTCCCAAGAGCAAGAAAAACATTTGATAACAATGTCAACAATTTAAATGAGCTGTCTAGAAAATCAATCATGATTCTGATTGCAGCTATGTGTATACTGATGTCTTATGAATTTAAGTTGACAATTCAAAATGGGGCTCACGGTACTGgcttattaattttataaatgcTTTGACATGTCAGATAATGTCCCACCTCAGGCAATCATTGAATGCCTCCACTCCAAATTTTGAGACACAGTATGGACTTGAAGGGAAACATATTCTTCCAAGCACACTGGAGATATTGACAATGCGGCCCTTAGCTTTCTTAATTAAGGGTAGCACACTCAAGGTCACAGCAATGACGCCTAATAGGTTCACGTTGATCATATTCATAAAGTCATCAATAACCATCCAGTCAATAGGCCCTGATGGCTGAGATATTCCTGCATTGTTTACAACAGCCCAGAGACCTAAAtgtcacataaacatacacCAAAAAAGACATACAAGATGCATAATATTGTATTTGCTGAGAAAATGATAACAGTgtctatacaaatgaatatatgaGATGTTATCAAAAATTAGAATATCTGATTTAACAAGACTACTACAAAAGTTTAACTGATACATGGAGgtagtttaaaatgtaaaataatcatAGATTTATATCtagttcaaaaataaaacacagttgtAATCCCTTACCCTTCTCTTTCACCAGAGTTTTTATGATGCCTGCAGCCTTTCTGATGCTTTCACTATCAGTAACATCTAATTGAACAGTCGAGAGTCTTGCCGAACAGACCTTCTTCAGCTCAACCTCTCCTTTCTCTGTATAGCAGCCGGCAATTACACAAAAACCCTCTTTATGCAGATATTTGGCTAGAAGGTTTCCAAAGCCTGTGTCACACCCTGTGATGAACACAAATTTCTCTGATTTGTTTGGCACTTGCTTCAACTCTCTTAACCACCGGCAGGCATAAAATAAGACCACCAACCCTATGATATATAGGAACATCTCTGTAGAGAAGATAgaaaaaaagtactttttaaagaaaaaaatgtaatctgtcACTTGCTTTTGTGTTATAGTTTTTACAAATAGCATTTagaagacacccttatccatagTAACTTACATGTtatcattatatatacagtatacatacatatatatgtatatatattacagcagcAGATgtttggtgaacctgggattcaaacttacaaccttcaaTCAATGTGCCAATgccctaaccactaagctaccacatccacaaCATTATTGATGAAAGCAGATGGGAAGCAGTAATCAAACAGGCAGATCTTGAAACATGGGCAAACCGATTAAAGTAGAACGCAAATTCAAACTTAGATGCAGTACTTTCAGTAAGTCAGTACTTTCTCTATGATAAACACAAACCATTTCTTACCTGCATTCATGTGAGGAGCAactgaaaaagaaggaaaaaagtatcTGATTGATGTACCTCATTTGAGGGTGAACAAGTAAGGCTAATGAACAACAATGCATCTAAACTGAgataagaaaaagagaaaataagagaaacTTGAAGGTTATATTCTTGAAGCATGTGAAAGCAATAGCTAAATCCTTAAATCTCTTTTTACTTTCACAAACAGTTgcattgcactttatgtataaTCTGTGGTCTTAAAACTCAGCATGTATTTTTTCTCTCGCAGGTGCCTGAGCTATGGCGTATGAACACACAATGACATTCTAGTACTATGATTTAGTAACAAATATGCATTACTTACTTTAATTACAGGATGAGCTTTACAGATGCACTTGCCTTGTCGTAATTGAAATTGTTTAAAGATGATAACCTTTCACAATATGCAGTGATGTTTACTTTCCTTTCTGTTTCTGCTTCCTGTCAGGATGTGGTCTGTCAGGCTGCACTGTTGTTCCTTGTGTAAACGAGTCGATTCTTTGAGCCAATTTTCTTAAGTGACCGCTGCTCCTACAGTGCTTGCCTGTGTGTAACAGAATGCATTGGATTGAAATGGACTGTATTGCAACAGCAGTATAAACAGCAGTACAACAATTGAACATGAATGCTTCTGCTGActttgaaaaactttttttggtCTTACGTTTATACACAAATATTTCATAACAAGCAGAATTCAAAGTATA
The genomic region above belongs to Tachysurus vachellii isolate PV-2020 chromosome 8, HZAU_Pvac_v1, whole genome shotgun sequence and contains:
- the LOC132850701 gene encoding retinol dehydrogenase 7-like isoform X3 — protein: MNAGCDTGFGNLLAKYLHKEGFCVIAGCYTEKGEVELKKVCSARLSTVQLDVTDSESIRKAAGIIKTLVKEKGLWAVVNNAGISQPSGPIDWMVIDDFMNMINVNLLGVIAVTLSVLPLIKKAKGRIVNISSVLGRICFPSSPYCVSKFGVEAFNDCLRLNLAPFGVKVLCIEPGFFKTNMADTRHVQDSLRKIWARLPQDVRDDYGSDYIDRVKVMLTEKIEKNLDGDLMKVVNCMAHAVSAVYPRTRYSAGWDAKFFWLPLSYMPSFISDTILLKNSISPKAFN
- the LOC132850701 gene encoding retinol dehydrogenase 7-like isoform X1, with amino-acid sequence MNAEMFLYIIGLVVLFYACRWLRELKQVPNKSEKFVFITGCDTGFGNLLAKYLHKEGFCVIAGCYTEKGEVELKKVCSARLSTVQLDVTDSESIRKAAGIIKTLVKEKGLWAVVNNAGISQPSGPIDWMVIDDFMNMINVNLLGVIAVTLSVLPLIKKAKGRIVNISSVLGRICFPSSPYCVSKFGVEAFNDCLRLNLAPFGVKVLCIEPGFFKTNMADTRHVQDSLRKIWARLPQDVRDDYGSDYIDRVKVMLTEKIEKNLDGDLMKVVNCMAHAVSAVYPRTRYSAGWDAKFFWLPLSYMPSFISDTILLKNSISPKAFN
- the LOC132850701 gene encoding retinol dehydrogenase 7-like isoform X2 produces the protein MNAGLVVLFYACRWLRELKQVPNKSEKFVFITGCDTGFGNLLAKYLHKEGFCVIAGCYTEKGEVELKKVCSARLSTVQLDVTDSESIRKAAGIIKTLVKEKGLWAVVNNAGISQPSGPIDWMVIDDFMNMINVNLLGVIAVTLSVLPLIKKAKGRIVNISSVLGRICFPSSPYCVSKFGVEAFNDCLRLNLAPFGVKVLCIEPGFFKTNMADTRHVQDSLRKIWARLPQDVRDDYGSDYIDRVKVMLTEKIEKNLDGDLMKVVNCMAHAVSAVYPRTRYSAGWDAKFFWLPLSYMPSFISDTILLKNSISPKAFN